Proteins found in one Cervus canadensis isolate Bull #8, Minnesota chromosome 24, ASM1932006v1, whole genome shotgun sequence genomic segment:
- the LOC122426798 gene encoding peroxisomal trans-2-enoyl-CoA reductase-like, whose protein sequence is MNSWVKGKSCLAAGLLQHQVAIVTGGGTGIGKAIVNELLHLGCNVVIASRKFDRLKSAADELNANLPPTTQAQVTPIKCNIRNEEEVNNLVKSTLGIYGKINFLVNNGGGQFFSPAEKISAKGWNAVIETNLTGTFYMCKAVYNSWMKEHGGSIVNITVLTKNGFPGAV, encoded by the exons ATGAATTCTTGGGTTAAGGGCAAGAGTTGCTTAGCAGCAGGCTTGCTGCAGCACCAGGTGGCCATCGTCACCGGCGGGGGCACGGGCATCGGGAAGGCCATCGTGAACGAGCTCCTACATCTGG GATGTAATGTGGTCATTGCGTCCCGTAAGTTTGATAGGTTAAAATCTGCTGCAGATGAACTGAATGCCAATCTGCCTCCTACCACCCAGGCTCAAGTTACTCCCATAAAATGTAACATCCGTAATGAAGAGGAG gtGAATAATTTGGTCAAATCCACCTTAGGTATTTATGGTAAGATCAATTTCTTAGTAAACAACGGAGGAGGCCAGTTCTTCTCTCCTGCAGAAAAAATCAGTGCAAAGGGATGGAATGCTGTGATTGAAACCAACCTGACGGGCACCTTCTACATGTGCAAAGCAG tttACAACTCCTGGATGAAAGAACATGGAGGATCTATTGTCAATATCACAGTACTTACTAAAAATGGATTTCCAGGAGCTGTGTAA